The following proteins are encoded in a genomic region of Procambarus clarkii isolate CNS0578487 chromosome 23, FALCON_Pclarkii_2.0, whole genome shotgun sequence:
- the LOC138367737 gene encoding uncharacterized protein, with protein sequence MDFNWISSDSGKTWCDDVAAAAAAAAVSAAAATAPAAAATAPAAGGGGDAAAVVVVAAFGRGPHQRHQEAPHPPSTPPGGSTLPSTPPGGSTLPSTSPGGSTPPSTPPGGSTLPSTPPGGSTPPINAARRLHTPINATRRLHTPINATRRLHTPINATRRLHTPINATRRLHTPTNVTRRLHTPTNVTRRLHTPTNVTRRLHTPTNVTRRLHTPTNVTRRLHTPTNVTRRLHTPTNVTRRLHTPTNVTRRLHTPPSTSPGGSTLPPTSPGGSTLPPTSPGGSTLPPTSPGGSTLPPTSPGGSTPPINVTRRLHTPTNVTRRLHTPTNVTRRLHTPTNVTRRLHTPINVTRRLQVFTRATVRIVNALGGVRPSIACQGAAQEQQQALMDESLHCVRLSGRHLVTQGPSPFNTGTVTL encoded by the exons atggattttAATTGGATAAGTTCAGATTCAggcaagacctgg TGTgatgatgttgctgctgctgctgctgctgctgctgtctctgctgctgctgctactgctcctgctgctgctgctactgctcctgctgctggtggtggtggtgatgctgctgctgttgtggttgttgctgCTTTTGGTCG GGGGCCCCATCAACGCCACCAGGAGGCTCCACACCCCCCATCAACGCCACCAGGAGGCTCCACACTCCCATCAACGCCACCAGGAGGCTCCACACTCCCATCAACGTCACCAGGAGGCTCCACACCCCCATCAACGCCACCAGGAGGCTCCACACTCCCATCAACGCCACCAGGAGGCTCCACACCCCCCATCAACGCCGCCAGGAGGCTCCACACTCCCATCAACGCCACCAGGAGGCTCCACACTCCCATCAACGCCACCAGGAGGCTCCACACTCCCATCAACGCCACCAGGAGGCTCCACACTCCCATCAACGCCACCAGGAGGCTCCACACTCCCACCAACGTCACCAGGAGGCTCCACACTCCCACCAACGTCACCAGGAGGCTCCACACTCCCACCAACGTCACCAGGAGGCTCCACACTCCCACCAACGTCACCAGGAGGCTCCACACTCCCACCAACGTCACCAGGAGGCTCCACACTCCCACCAACGTCACCAGGAGGCTCCACACTCCCACCAACGTCACCAGGAGGCTCCACACTCCCACCAACGTCACCAGGAGGCTCCACACCCCCCCATCAACGTCACCAGGAGGCTCCACACTCCCACCAACGTCACCAGGAGGCTCCACACTCCCACCAACGTCACCAGGAGGCTCCACACTCCCACCAACGTCACCAGGAGGCTCCACACTCCCACCAACGTCACCAGGAGGCTCCACACCCCCCATCAACGTCACCAGGAGGCTCCACACTCCCACCAACGTCACCAGGAGGCTCCACACTCCCACCAACGTCACCAGGAGGCTCCACACTCCCACCAACGTCACCAGGAGGCTCCACACTCCCATCAACGTCACCAGGAGGCTCCAGGTATTCACAAGAGCAACAGTCCGTATTGTAAACGCTTTGGGTGGAGTGCGACCTTCCATAGCCTGCCAGGGGGCggcgcaggagcagcagcaggcacTGATGGATGAGTCTCTGCACTGCGTTAGGCTCTCGGGCCGTCACCTTGTAACACAGGGACCGTCACCTTTTAACACAGGGACCGTCACCTTGTAA